A stretch of Lactuca sativa cultivar Salinas chromosome 6, Lsat_Salinas_v11, whole genome shotgun sequence DNA encodes these proteins:
- the LOC111894199 gene encoding uncharacterized protein LOC111894199, which yields MAMNLEIESYHSYGGNHNVAEYAVIIDGVVFETWVTSCPHKVQKWIRGIENWNHHRLHRLIVGLDTEWRPNTVRGQENPVAILQLCVSRSCLIYEFHRVTHYDKQKLYRDYALEVGKTADLRERAAHELTDADLRSAGLKKLAKVILGKDVGNEELMKVRMSDWDNSHLSNDQVLYACLDAYLAFAIGRQLESWYD from the exons ATGGCGATGAACCTCGAAATTGAATCCTATCATTCCTATGGGGGGAATCATAACGTTGCTGAATACGCAGTGATTATCGACGGCGTGGTATTTGAAACCTGGGTCACATCTTGTCCACACAAGGTACAAAAATGGATCAGAGGAATCGAGAACTGGAACCATCACCGGCTCCACCGCCTGATCGTTGGTCTCGATACTGAATGGCGTCCGAACACCGTTCGTGGACAAGAAAACCCCGTCGCTATTCTCCAGTTGTGTGTTAGCAGAAGCTGTCTCATATACGAATTCCATAGAG TTACACATTACGACAAGCAGAAGCTGTATAGGGATTACGCTCTGGAAGTGGGGAAAACTGCGGATCTGCGTGAAAGGGCTGCGCATGAGTTGACAGATGCTGATCTTCGGAGCGCTGGATTGAAGAAACTCGCGAAGGTGATTCTGGGTAAGGATGTTGGTAACGAGGAGCTAATGAAGGTGAGAATGAGTGATTGGGACAATAGCCATCTCTCTAATGATCAAGTTTTGTATGCATGTCTTGATGCTTATCTTGCTTTTGCGATTGGGAGGCAACTGGAGTCGTGGTATGATTAG